The DNA segment CTTATAATTAACAAACATTTGGTACATCAGAATGCTAATTTTGAAATAACCATTAGACATACAATCCACATGCTAAATTCCGCTAAACTTGCTAAACTTtaaccacacacaaatgtcGTCAAAGCATAATAGGAATAATGGAACCCACACACAGAAGCCATTTTCCATACTATAaggcatttgtatgtgtttagtTATTGTGCACGGTAATCCATATCCATGGCAACAGAGAGGTTATGGGATATATGTGGCCATGACCTCTGAAGTCAAAATAATAGGCCAGGTGCATTGGCCGGATGGACTGAACAGACCCCCCAGACTCAACAGCACACTGGACAGGCTTCTGGCAGGAGAACCTGAAATATCACTTTAAAGGTCATTCAGCCAGATTCTTCGAATCCTTGCACGAGAATCAAATTCCTTAGTGGCTGCATCATCTCGCCCCTCTCCACCACTGCCTGCCCTTACAAGGACAGGAGCCATCGGGACGGGTAAACTCCCAtacactcttcctcctcctcctcctccttcattctTCCATCTCTTCATTCCCTTCGTttgttttctcctcctccagagcgGATCATGCGCATCCCCCAACAGGCCCTAGAAGGATATTTTCTcccacgcgtgcacacacacacgcacaactccACATGCTACACAGCGTCTCCAACTGTACTGTATGAGTTAAGTTATCCTGTATTTATCCCTTTTTAGGGGAAATTcttctctgcttttgacccatccgggtagccgcctgaacacatacacacggagaGGTCCACACAGatggaacacacacatgggggcacacacaTGGGGACGAACACCGGCACTcctggagcagtgggctgccgcAGTGCAGCACCCGGGAGCAGGTGGGTGTtccaggtgccttgctcaagggcacctcatcCGTAGAGGCGCGGGATTCGAACTGgcaaccctccggttaccagtccAAATCCTTAACCAGTATGCCACGGATGCCCCACTGCGAAGGGTCCTCTGGCGAATTTGGGAGAAAAGTTCATCAAATCAGCCTTGGATAAACATGCTCTCTTCTCAGTTTAATGTTGTGTCTTACAGTCCCTGGACAGGCTGTTCTGATGGCTTGATAACCCTGTTTCATTACAAGGTCAAGGCAGTCATGAAATATCTCAAGAGCATAAGGACTTCATCTGCCgttttactccccccccccccctccctcctccccaaatacacacacataggcaaggcaaggcaactttatttctatagcacatttcatagacaaggcagactcaaagtgcttcacataggaACATTTTCATACAATACAATTCATTAAAAATTTATTAATAGAGAAAAAACCTATGCAAAAAAATTGTAAAATAGATAAggctaaattaaaaaaaactattttagaaagtgcaatgtgtagaaaaaaaaggtaaagttaaaaaggccttttttttttaaaaagtgcaatgtatttaagattaagCAGAAAGCTAAGCAAACATAAacgtcttcagtcttgttttaaaagtggtATGTGTTGGGGCaaatcttaaatcctcagggagtttattccagctatttgtagcactaaatcctgctttcccatgttttgtgtttacatgAAACACGAGTGCTCCCACATCAGCACTTGCTCCCAACAGGGCTGCGTGCTGAGCCCCATACTCTACACTCTCTACACCAATGACTGCatccccagccaccccagcaataCCATCATTAAGTTTGCGGATGATACAACAGTGGTGGGGCTCATCTTAGGTGGGGATGAGACTTCATATAGGGAGGTGGTCCAAAGAATATCTACATGGTGTGCGGAGAACAACCTCATCCTCAACACCTCAAAGACCAAAGAGCTGATCATTGATTATAGGAGGAATAAGCCTGACTTGGACAATAAACACCAAGGCGCTTCTGAAAAAGGTCCAACAGAGACTGTATTTCCTAAGGTTCCTCAGGAAGAACAATCTTCAGGAAAAAATGCTGTTGACCTTTTATCGGTGCACCATTGAGACTGTCCTAAGCTACGGCATCTCGCTGTGGTTTGCAAGTTGCACTGCAGCTGAGAGGAAAGCACTCCAGAGGGTCATAAAAACGGCCCAAAAAGTAATTGgatgtcctcttctctctcttgagGATGTCTACAATAGACACTGCCTCAGGAGAGCTCATAGCATCCTGAGAGACTCATCCCACCCAGGCCATAACCTGTTTGAACTGTTAACCTCGGGGAGGCGCTACAGGGCAATCAGATCAAAAACAAACAGGCTAAAAAACTGTTTCTACCCCAGAGCTGTTATTTCTCTAAATAATCCAGAATTATCAATTATTGCATTATCATACCAATCTGACCTTTAAAATTGGctgacatttttaaatatatatatttttttgaattCTTTAAcattctatatctatatatatattttgcttttttttaaaaagcactTATTTTGAGAGCCCCTACCCCAATCTGTTAGTGGTtgcagcaggaatgcaaaagttgccatattttgacgtaggcaaccttgcgttcggcagattatgcgaaacttcctttatactgtgtctacggctgaagccttttttgtctcagtaatactagTAATACTCGCATACACACAACTAtagatgcacatacacaaacaaaccaccCTCAACAGCCCTTGACAAACACATGCCGGctcacacaactacacacacgtatgcacactaacacacacagaaactcccCTGAACTATCTAATAAAAACACTGTTCAATGTTGATATTAAATGTTTCATTCATATCCTTTCTtttacgaacaataaaaaaacaaaatggcggtATCAAAGCACAAGACCAATAACGAGGCGCTATGTAGGAATGCAGGAAATCACTGCAGAAGACAAGACCAATCTAACTTCCAGAAGACAGCCTGAGAAGCCTGAGCATGGAAACCTTGATAGATTCATCGATTATAACGGCCGCACCAACTTTAGCGTTCACTTGTTGTGATCGCTTGCGGACTCCTTGAGGCCTTcacgctgttttttttttggggggggggggggagagaaggtttGTCTTGAGTGATAGAAAATCCCTTGATTTCGGCTCAACTGTCGACCACTCTGTTTTATCAAACACCAATCAGATCGAAAATGAATCATCAGCGCTTTCCATTCATTTAGTTTGGCGGTTTATCTTTGGTTGCCGGGGGGAACATAGACAGATACGAAAGAAGTTCCTCATTTTGTTGGGATAGAAAACTGGTGCCCATCCCCGGCATTTGCGGCGGCATGCTATACGTGGGGGCGTTGTAGCAGGAGGCCAACGACGGCGGGGCGTACTGGCCGGGGTCGAACGTCGGCGCAGAGGCTGGAGCCCCCGGAGCCGCCGGTGGAGGAACCGGGCCCCACGGAGGGGGAGAACGGTGGAGCACGGGGGCGTGCGACGAGGGCTGGGCCGGGGTCCACATGGAGACTTGTTCTGTGGCACGGACTTTGTAATTAGCTGCTCCCATGGCACCGGGCGCAGAGGGAAACGGGGCAGGCTGAGCCCCAGGCAGCTGCGGGTATACGGGAGGGGCCAGCGGCCGCTGTGGGTCAGCACCGAAGCCCGGGCCCCAGGCTGGGGGCCCGGAGGCTGCTAGGGGGCCAAAGGCTGCTGGGGACCGAAGGCTGCTTGGGGGCAGAAGGCTGCTGAGGGACCATAGGCCTGCTGATGCAGAGCTGGCTGAAAGAAggcagcaggggggagggaagtTGCTGTTGCTTGGGCCCCCGTATGCTACAGGGGGGTACGGCTGGTTCATTCCCCCGGGCCCTGGGTTTAACATGAAGCTGGAAGGGGCAATGACCAGTGGAAAATTGATCTCTGGGTCTGAGGCAAAGCTGATGTCCAAGTACACCTAGGGAAACGAGTACACAATGAGATGTAAACCCAATACCCATTCATCATGTGCGTTACTTTTTAATCTAAAATATATGTTTGGGTAGGCCTAAATAGGGGAACATCCTACTTCGAACGGTCGGCACTTAATTTCCACAACCTTCTTTGAATTTAGGCATAAACTATAACCATTTGTCATCACATTGAGCTCATACCTTCAAATAATGTTCAACTGAAAGGATTTCACAGTTCTGGATGGATAGGATGGTGTCAGGAGGGATCTTCAATGTACAAGAGACTGTTTTTTCACTTTTCTTCTCAATAACCTCCCCAACTAACTTACAGATTTCACTCCAACTGTACTTTGTAGAGCCTAGCACACGGTACGTAACATTCTGCCTCAAAGAGAACTTGGGGGTCATGTCTTTTGaggatgtgtttttgactttaacAGTAACTGCCACAGTTTGACCTATGGAAAAATTAATATATAAAATTAACAGATAAGTCCACACATATTCAAATCAAACAACGATGTGGAActgtgtgttgtagtgtgtttAGAGTGGCTGCAAACTGGGTGTTGCGGTTGGGGCCAAGCGGAAGATATGACCGCCTGTTTGTGAAGCAACATCGTGTCGTTTGTCTAGCAGCCTATGGGTACCTCGTGGTGATTGGGTGCAAAAAGACCCGCCACCATCGTTGGTCAATATAAAATGTGGTGTCATACTCTTAAATATCAAGTAAGCATATTCTTCAATCGATAAAGATCTAAGTAAGGTCAACTTCATGTGTATTTCCCATTTTTGTATGTGACACATAAGCTattcaggggtgtgtgtgtgtgtgtgtgtgtgtgtgtgtgtgtgtgtgtgtgtgtgtgtgtgtgtgtgtgtgtgtgtgtgtgtgtgtgtgtgtgtgtgtgtgtgtgtgtgtgtgtgtgtgtgtgtgtgtgtgtgtgtgtgtgtgtgtgtgtgtgtgagagagagagacattaccCGGGGCGTAGACTCCGCTCTCCACAAACGCCTCCATGTGTACGGATCTTTTGGAGAAGATTCCTATGTCTTTATCCACTTGGCCAACCTGGCGGGTCTAGAGTTGAACATGGTGAGTAGGGTCATTGTTCGTAAATGTTGGCTTAACTGATCAGCTACAGGTAGGTGAACCGGTCTGATACATGGCTTAAGTAACTTAAACATCCTGAAATTAAGAGGTTCCTGAAATTAGGTGGAGATAAACACATGACAGTTAGTCTTACAGTGATGCTATAATGTGTCCAATATAATTCAAATGTAGCCCAATATTGAACAATGGATGCATACAATGGCAATACTTTTCTCTATAACCTCCTTTAAGTAActttttaaatctttttttcaTAAGATTAGTAAATCAAGTAATCCAGCCCTACCAAATGTGAATAGAAATTCTTCTtttcaaaaaaatgtaaacttATTTTTGATTTAAGTTAAGTGATTTTAATTGTAGTTGAATACACATTATTGCTTGTTGCTGTCCAAATGTTCAGGGCTTTGTCCAGAGGGGAATGAAGCCACATTTCCAACTCCCAGATGATGACCTTGTGACAAccccaaataatttaaatatagatTGGATCTGTCCATAAATATCTGGCCTCTGGCAATTTTTGACTCCTCCACAAACAGTTACTTTTTTAAATACCGGATTGATCTGGAAGTAAAGTGAGGACTCTGAATTGATTCCGTCACTATGCAAGGCAATGCAAGGCAAGGCATATTTCtttgtatagcacatttcatacacttggcaattaaatgtgcaaaagtaaatgagaaaataaaaaagacatgTAAAAACAATGTGCATTAACGGCATCTAAAAAGAGTTGGTCTTAActcttgttttaaaaatggtgacagttttttttttttgttatggtCTCTGAAAGCTGGTTCCAGAGATGGATGGCATGGTGGCTAAAAGCTGCTTCACCCTGCTTTTTTCTCTGACGGTCGGTTTCAGGAGTAATTGTTTATGTTGTGATCTAATGGACCTTGTTTTGGAATATTGTTTAAACATGTCATGTAAGTAGTTTGGCCCAACGCCCTTCAAAGACTTAAAAACAAGCAGAAGTGCTTTAAAATAAATTCTGTAACTAATTGGGAGCCAGTGCAGGGACTTCAAGATTGGGGTAATGCAATCTCTACTTTTTGTTTTAGTGAGGACCCGGTCTACACTATTCTGTATCATTTGAAGTGGTTTTATACTATTTTTGGGAAGTACTGTGAAAAGTACATTGCAATAATCAGTCCTACTAGTGATGAAAGCATGTATGATTTTTTTCCAGATCGTCCTTTGACATATATCCTCTAAGTTTGTTGATATTTATAAGATGGAAGTATGCTGATTTTGTGACTGATTTAATGTGACTGCTAAGATGTAGGTTGCTATTTATAACGACACCTAGTTTTTTAAAACAATCTTTTTGCTATAAGGCCTTTCCTTTCAAGCAAGGCAGAAATATTTTGCCTTTCCTCCTTCTTTCCACAAACTACAACCTCAGTTTTTGTTGAGCTGTAAAAAGTTCTGTGACATCCAATTATCTATTTCATAAATACAATGACAGAGACTTTCAACAGGGTTGTAGTCATTAGGCATTAGCGGTAGATACATTTGAGTGTCATCAGCGTAACTGTGGTAGGCGATTGAGTTCTTCTTTATAAGTTGACCAAGCGGCAGCATGTAATGGTTAAATAATAGTGGACCCAAGATTGAGCCCTGGGGAACTCCACAGATCAAAGATCTAGAGGAATAGTTTCCAACTGTAACAGACATGCTCCTGTCTAATAGGTGGGATTTGAGACACCTGATAACAACACCAGTGAAGCCAACCCAGTGCTCTAGTCACTGAACTAATATGGTGTGGTTCACAGTGTCAAAGGCTGCACTGAGGTCCAGTAATACTAGGATTGATGCCTTTCCTGAATCTGTATTTAGCCAAATGTCACTTGTGACTTTGGCAAGAGCTGTTTCGGTACTGTGGTTGGCCCGAAAACCTGACTGAAAGTTGTCAAGGCAGTTGTTGAGCGTTAGAAAAGAGGTTAGTTGATTAAAAACAATTTTTTCAATAATTGTTCCAATGAACGGTAGGTTGGATATGGGCCTTTATATAGGAGCAGTGGGTAGCCACACATTGCAGGGGGACCAACTCCAGGGCTTTACCCTAGTGCC comes from the Gadus chalcogrammus isolate NIFS_2021 chromosome 6, NIFS_Gcha_1.0, whole genome shotgun sequence genome and includes:
- the LOC130384839 gene encoding arrestin domain-containing protein 3-like, whose translation is MPPIGPCLPLYQVCMGVDNSRIDSSSPKQPLLTPWVVLPKGVTATKTMLTIKDLTLTYDAINEERTFSEGDTLTGTVTMCLKKDMKVKSFFVKLKGDANVRWSRGIPNYYQITYKAHARYFKLKHFFIPENTKDTEISKGNHSYKFSIKIPSGSLPSSFHGAHGRIVYRLEAKLSRSWRLDSNVKQEINFASKAISSLLMTRQVGQVDKDIGIFSKRSVHMEAFVESGVYAPGQTVAVTVKVKNTSSKDMTPKFSLRQNVTYRVLGSTKYSWSEICKLVGEVIEKKSEKTVSCTLKIPPDTILSIQNCEILSVEHYLKVYLDISFASDPEINFPLVIAPSSFMLNPGPGGMNQPYPPVAYGGPSNSNFPPPCCLLSASSASAGLWSLSSLLPPSSLRSPAAFGPLAASGPPAWGPGFGADPQRPLAPPVYPQLPGAQPAPFPSAPGAMGAANYKVRATEQVSMWTPAQPSSHAPVLHRSPPPWGPVPPPAAPGAPASAPTFDPGQYAPPSLASCYNAPTYSMPPQMPGMGTSFLSQQNEELLSYLSMFPPATKDKPPN